One Mycobacterium sp. SMC-4 DNA window includes the following coding sequences:
- a CDS encoding PaaI family thioesterase: MPVTIPGHLFGDLPFYDVIETPETVIVDLHNRPDLANVRGALQGGLVATLIDIAAGRLALAVADLGAGVGTADMTIHYLAPILKGPARAVASLVRKGRRAVVVAVDVFDVGGDRLAARATLSFAILLPRGDQAVTAP; the protein is encoded by the coding sequence ATGCCGGTCACAATCCCGGGACATCTGTTCGGGGACCTGCCGTTCTACGATGTCATCGAGACCCCGGAAACCGTCATCGTCGACCTGCACAACCGGCCGGACCTGGCCAATGTCCGCGGAGCACTACAGGGTGGCCTGGTCGCGACACTGATCGACATCGCGGCGGGCCGGCTCGCACTTGCCGTAGCCGATCTCGGTGCCGGCGTCGGCACCGCGGACATGACCATCCACTACCTGGCGCCGATTCTCAAGGGTCCGGCGCGCGCGGTGGCGTCACTGGTCAGAAAGGGCCGCCGCGCCGTCGTGGTGGCCGTGGACGTCTTCGACGTGGGCGGTGACCGCCTGGCCGCCCGCGCAACACTGAGCTTTGCGATATTGCTGCCACGCGGCGATCAGGCCGTGACGGCTCCATAA